One window of Burkholderia thailandensis E264 genomic DNA carries:
- a CDS encoding non-ribosomal peptide synthetase has product MSVHDMTRANDSAPVRADRFGRHFATAAAAEIAAADSLTARFADVAARRGDALAVTCGDERWTYGALAARARRIAEAVRAAGEAGGEPVALLYPHGAPMIAAMFGVLGAGKFYVPLIADHPLPHLQSIVRECGCRIVLAAPELAETAARLGVAARVIDDAALPEADAPLDARDGDAVSYLLFTSGTTGVPKGVMQCDRNVLHHAACYASSIGLNDEDRMTLLPYYGFDASVMDIFATLLTGASLHLWDVRERGVDGIGAWLARERMTIWHSTPSVLRAAFPAFARPAALRWAVLGGEAATGGDVALVARHGGPQCRLLNGLGPTECTTALQYVADPAADTGVARLPVGRPVPGVEVALLDAQGEICATEGELAIVSPFVALGYWGRADLSAERFGETARPDGARRYRTGDLLRMNARGCYEHLTRVDDQIKIRGLRVELGEIQATIGAHDDVLQAVVLPRPDDLTQQQTIVAYVVLRAGAAGVAALREYVAGRLPAYMVPRAIVRLDAMPLLPNGKLNRRALPAPPRADAAAGERKGPRTPLHRLLAACWADVLRRDAVGIDENFFELGGDSLLGAQLLSRVKRDLELDARLGDLFRHPTVETLAEHLLASR; this is encoded by the coding sequence ATGAGCGTTCATGACATGACTCGTGCGAACGATAGCGCACCGGTTCGAGCGGATCGATTCGGCCGGCATTTTGCGACGGCGGCCGCGGCCGAGATCGCCGCCGCCGATTCGCTGACCGCGCGATTCGCCGACGTGGCCGCGCGCCGAGGCGATGCGCTCGCGGTGACGTGCGGCGACGAACGCTGGACGTACGGCGCGCTTGCGGCGCGCGCGCGCCGCATCGCCGAAGCGGTTCGCGCGGCGGGCGAGGCGGGCGGCGAGCCGGTCGCGCTCCTCTATCCGCACGGCGCGCCGATGATCGCCGCGATGTTCGGCGTGCTCGGCGCCGGCAAGTTCTACGTTCCGTTGATCGCCGATCATCCGCTGCCGCACCTGCAGTCGATCGTGCGCGAGTGCGGCTGCCGGATCGTGCTCGCCGCGCCCGAGCTCGCCGAGACGGCGGCGCGTCTCGGCGTCGCGGCGCGCGTCATCGACGACGCGGCCCTGCCGGAAGCGGACGCTCCGCTGGACGCGCGCGACGGCGATGCGGTCTCGTACCTGCTGTTCACGTCCGGCACGACCGGCGTGCCGAAGGGCGTGATGCAGTGCGACCGCAACGTGCTGCACCACGCCGCGTGCTATGCGTCGTCGATCGGCCTGAACGACGAGGACCGGATGACGCTGTTGCCGTACTACGGCTTCGACGCGTCGGTGATGGACATCTTCGCCACGCTGCTCACGGGCGCGAGCCTGCATTTATGGGACGTGCGCGAGCGCGGCGTCGACGGCATCGGCGCATGGCTCGCGCGCGAGCGCATGACGATCTGGCATTCGACGCCGAGCGTGCTGCGCGCCGCGTTCCCCGCCTTCGCGCGGCCGGCCGCGCTGCGCTGGGCCGTGCTGGGCGGGGAGGCGGCGACGGGCGGCGACGTCGCGCTCGTCGCGCGGCACGGCGGCCCGCAATGCCGGTTGCTCAACGGCCTGGGACCGACCGAATGCACGACGGCGCTGCAGTACGTGGCCGATCCCGCCGCCGACACGGGCGTCGCGCGTCTGCCGGTCGGCCGCCCGGTGCCGGGCGTCGAGGTCGCGCTGCTCGATGCGCAAGGCGAAATCTGCGCGACCGAGGGCGAGCTCGCGATCGTCAGCCCCTTCGTCGCGCTCGGATACTGGGGGCGTGCGGACCTGAGCGCCGAGCGCTTCGGCGAGACCGCTCGCCCGGACGGCGCGCGGCGGTATCGCACGGGCGATCTGCTGCGGATGAACGCGCGCGGCTGCTACGAGCATCTGACGCGGGTCGACGATCAGATCAAGATCCGCGGCTTGCGCGTGGAGTTGGGTGAAATCCAGGCGACGATCGGCGCGCACGACGACGTGCTGCAGGCGGTCGTGCTGCCGCGTCCGGACGACCTCACGCAGCAGCAGACGATCGTCGCCTACGTCGTGCTGCGCGCGGGGGCGGCCGGCGTCGCGGCGCTGCGCGAGTACGTCGCGGGCCGCCTGCCCGCGTACATGGTGCCGCGCGCGATCGTTCGGCTCGACGCGATGCCGCTGCTGCCCAACGGCAAGCTGAATCGTCGCGCGTTGCCGGCGCCGCCGCGAGCCGACGCGGCGGCGGGCGAGCGCAAGGGGCCGCGCACGCCGCTGCATCGGCTGCTCGCCGCGTGCTGGGCCGACGTGCTGCGACGCGACGCGGTCGGCATCGACGAGAACTTCTTCGAGCTCGGCGGCGATTCGCTGCTCGGCGCGCAGTTGCTGTCGCGCGTGAAGCGCGACCTCGAGCTCGACGCGCGGCTCGGCGACCTGTTCCGTCATCCGACGGTCGAGACGCTGGCCGAACACCTGCTGGCTTCCCGATGA
- a CDS encoding MFS transporter — protein sequence MTDSAQDSIDEATRPPRVSWLATLRGPFAYRTFASIWIASLVGNIGGSIQTVAASWLMTSMAPSPAMVSLVQTAFTLPIALFALMSGVAADAWDRRTVMLLSQALMFSVALCLVALAVAGAMTPMRLLVCMFVGGCAGAMFQPAWQSAVTEQVPAHELSAAIALDSFSMNFARTAGPALGGFVVASVSPNAAFVLSALSYAGLIYVLSRSIRGAAARTPARARLATMLMQGVRYCCRTPGIRGTLIRSSLFGLLGSPVWALLPLFAKTQFGGEARTYGILLASFGAGAASGALGGAAWRARLGREALIRLCTLTFAAGMLATAWSPCQAVAMLGLAVAGGSWVVVVSTYNLTIQMASPAWVAGRSLSLFHSFIVGGLSIGSYLWGVAATGSSINSAFAVSALMMAASACLAAWLPLPTREAIDERAHGEPQRT from the coding sequence ATGACCGACAGCGCGCAGGACAGCATCGACGAAGCAACGCGGCCCCCGCGCGTCTCGTGGCTCGCGACGCTGCGCGGTCCGTTTGCGTACCGCACGTTCGCTTCGATCTGGATCGCGAGCCTCGTCGGCAACATCGGCGGATCGATTCAGACGGTTGCGGCGTCGTGGCTGATGACGTCGATGGCGCCGTCGCCGGCGATGGTCTCGCTCGTGCAGACGGCGTTCACGCTGCCGATCGCGCTGTTCGCGCTGATGTCGGGCGTCGCCGCCGATGCGTGGGATCGCCGCACGGTGATGCTGCTGTCGCAGGCGCTGATGTTCTCGGTCGCGCTGTGCCTGGTCGCGCTCGCGGTCGCGGGCGCGATGACGCCGATGCGCCTGCTCGTGTGCATGTTCGTCGGCGGCTGCGCGGGCGCGATGTTCCAGCCCGCGTGGCAGTCCGCCGTGACCGAGCAGGTGCCGGCGCACGAGCTGTCCGCGGCGATCGCGCTCGACAGCTTCTCGATGAACTTCGCGCGCACCGCCGGGCCGGCCCTGGGCGGCTTCGTCGTCGCATCGGTGTCGCCGAATGCGGCGTTCGTTCTCAGCGCACTGTCGTACGCGGGTCTCATCTACGTGCTGTCGCGGTCGATTCGCGGAGCCGCCGCGAGAACGCCCGCGCGGGCGCGTCTCGCGACGATGCTGATGCAGGGCGTTCGCTATTGCTGCCGCACGCCCGGCATTCGCGGCACGTTGATTCGCAGCAGCCTGTTCGGGTTGCTCGGCAGCCCCGTCTGGGCGCTGCTGCCGCTCTTCGCGAAGACGCAGTTCGGCGGCGAGGCGCGCACCTACGGAATCCTGCTCGCATCGTTCGGCGCGGGCGCGGCGTCCGGCGCGCTGGGCGGCGCGGCATGGCGCGCGCGACTCGGCCGCGAGGCGCTGATCCGGCTGTGCACGCTCACGTTCGCCGCCGGCATGCTGGCGACGGCGTGGAGCCCGTGCCAGGCGGTCGCGATGCTCGGCCTCGCCGTCGCGGGCGGGAGCTGGGTCGTGGTCGTGTCGACCTACAACCTCACGATTCAGATGGCGTCGCCTGCGTGGGTGGCGGGGCGATCGCTGTCGCTGTTTCACTCGTTCATCGTCGGCGGGCTGTCGATCGGCAGTTACCTGTGGGGCGTCGCCGCAACGGGCAGTTCGATCAACTCGGCATTCGCGGTATCGGCGCTGATGATGGCCGCGTCGGCGTGTCTCGCGGCATGGCTGCCGTTGCCGACGCGCGAGGCGATCGACGAGCGCGCGCACGGCGAGCCGCAACGGACATGA
- the cysC gene encoding adenylyl-sulfate kinase — translation MRSCHDFLRTSELSVAAVNSLRRTIAPSHRVLDLCGSGAAGLLALHYGAKRVVALAADAAPLVRAQAEANGLDRRISFVDADRAAILAAREGRFDVVLGLAPGERAGLDPHYGFRLDEFARRFGTANVAVVPNGVRYGAQLVEWGDAARLEADVAMKKRILESRYEVALDAVLEKMADTAAPRGRVRADALRALCAPQPFLTCRPGDCGGNGAAVPVQVELTAAHGGRADGVVWTQELIHDGIVIERIQGCSWLDERVDLDAGEAIAVPVADMARAVPFDGGETSPQLAPAMRASGAPAPLVFWLTGISGAGKTTIAACFKRHADADAWPTVVLDGDTLRGGLNADLGFSDADRAENVRRIAEVAALMADTGLLVVVSCISPKRSFRETARGIVGAERFVEVFVDTPPEVAEARDPKGLYRRARAGLIASFTGVDSGYEPPPNPQLRIDTTTHDVEAATQMLRRCYIDARLSAERAAAAEAVA, via the coding sequence ATGCGGTCCTGCCATGATTTTCTGCGGACATCGGAATTGTCCGTCGCGGCAGTAAACAGCCTGCGGCGCACCATCGCGCCGTCGCATCGGGTGCTCGACCTGTGCGGATCGGGCGCGGCCGGCCTGCTGGCGTTGCATTACGGCGCGAAGCGGGTGGTGGCGCTTGCGGCCGATGCCGCGCCGCTCGTTCGGGCCCAGGCCGAGGCGAATGGCCTCGACAGGCGGATATCGTTCGTCGACGCCGACCGGGCCGCGATACTCGCCGCTCGGGAAGGGCGGTTCGACGTCGTGCTGGGGCTCGCGCCCGGCGAGCGCGCGGGGCTCGATCCGCATTACGGCTTTCGGCTCGACGAATTCGCCCGGCGGTTCGGCACGGCGAACGTCGCCGTCGTGCCCAACGGCGTGCGCTACGGCGCGCAACTCGTCGAATGGGGCGATGCGGCGCGGCTCGAGGCGGACGTCGCGATGAAAAAGCGCATCCTCGAATCGCGTTATGAAGTCGCGCTCGACGCGGTGCTCGAAAAGATGGCCGATACGGCCGCGCCGCGCGGCCGCGTGCGCGCCGATGCGCTGCGCGCGCTCTGCGCGCCGCAACCGTTTCTGACTTGCCGCCCCGGCGATTGCGGCGGAAACGGCGCGGCGGTGCCCGTGCAAGTCGAGTTGACCGCCGCGCACGGCGGCCGCGCCGACGGCGTGGTGTGGACGCAGGAACTGATACACGACGGCATCGTCATCGAGCGAATCCAGGGATGCAGCTGGCTCGACGAACGCGTCGATCTCGACGCGGGTGAAGCGATCGCGGTGCCCGTCGCCGACATGGCGCGGGCGGTGCCGTTCGACGGCGGGGAAACGTCGCCGCAGCTCGCGCCCGCGATGCGCGCGTCGGGCGCGCCCGCGCCGCTCGTCTTTTGGTTGACCGGCATCTCGGGGGCGGGCAAGACGACGATCGCGGCGTGCTTCAAGCGGCATGCGGACGCCGATGCGTGGCCCACCGTCGTGCTCGACGGCGACACGCTGCGCGGCGGTCTGAACGCGGATCTCGGCTTCTCCGACGCGGATCGCGCGGAAAACGTGCGCCGCATCGCCGAAGTCGCGGCGCTGATGGCCGACACGGGGCTGCTCGTCGTCGTCTCGTGCATTTCGCCCAAGCGATCGTTTCGCGAAACGGCGCGCGGAATCGTCGGCGCCGAGCGCTTCGTCGAGGTGTTCGTCGATACGCCGCCCGAGGTCGCGGAGGCGCGCGATCCGAAAGGGCTGTACCGGCGCGCGCGCGCGGGGTTGATCGCGTCTTTCACCGGGGTCGATTCCGGCTACGAGCCGCCGCCGAATCCGCAATTGCGCATCGATACGACGACGCACGACGTCGAGGCCGCGACGCAGATGCTGCGCCGCTGCTACATCGACGCGCGCCTGTCCGCCGAGCGCGCGGCCGCGGCCGAGGCCGTGGCGTAA
- a CDS encoding FAD/NAD(P)-binding protein: MSTTTVAIIGAGFCGATLAMHLLRRPPVRPMRVLLINRSGAMARGVAYGTRALSHLLNVPAGRMSALAGDDDDFYRYASGRDPRVARGSFVARRIYGDYLEARLTEAIEQAGAGVEFRSVVGSAVRIVAVDGGARGAITMDDGTSIVADRVVLSSGNEMRRDPFIAESQRKFYDSGAYVRDPWRPGALRGIAPDAPVLLVGSGLTMMDVVLDLRARAHAAPIHVVSRHGLSPLAHREMDAPPYYDDRLASRMLARADVRHYVRAVRGAVRDAIRRGGDWRDVIGSLRAATPALWRQLPSDERRRFLRHVRPYWDAHRHRCAPEPAARLQAEFARGGVVVIAGRVTGYSEHPNGVAVAVRRRGAAVSERLEVGAVVNCTGPAPDFSARAGSLLGNLYADGLIVPDAIGMGFEIADDGAVLDRDGSPSAWLRYVGPLLQARDWEATAVPELRQYVKRLADTLLAPRSERALI; the protein is encoded by the coding sequence ATGAGCACGACGACGGTTGCGATTATCGGTGCGGGGTTTTGCGGGGCGACGTTGGCGATGCACTTGCTGCGACGGCCGCCGGTGCGGCCGATGCGGGTGCTGCTGATCAACCGTTCGGGCGCGATGGCGCGCGGCGTGGCCTACGGCACGCGCGCGCTCAGCCATCTGCTCAACGTGCCCGCCGGCCGGATGAGCGCGCTGGCCGGCGATGACGACGATTTCTACCGGTACGCGAGCGGGCGCGATCCGCGTGTCGCGCGCGGCAGCTTCGTCGCGCGGCGCATATACGGCGATTACCTCGAGGCGCGCCTGACCGAGGCGATCGAGCAGGCGGGAGCGGGCGTCGAATTTCGCAGCGTGGTGGGGAGCGCGGTGAGGATCGTGGCTGTCGACGGCGGCGCGCGGGGCGCGATCACGATGGACGACGGCACGTCGATCGTTGCCGACCGCGTCGTGCTGAGCAGCGGCAACGAAATGCGCCGCGATCCGTTCATCGCCGAATCGCAGCGCAAGTTCTACGACAGCGGCGCCTACGTGCGCGATCCGTGGCGCCCCGGCGCGCTGCGCGGCATCGCGCCGGATGCGCCGGTGCTGCTCGTGGGCAGCGGGCTCACGATGATGGACGTCGTGCTCGATCTGCGCGCCCGGGCGCACGCGGCGCCGATTCACGTGGTGTCGCGCCATGGGTTGTCGCCGCTCGCGCACCGCGAGATGGACGCGCCGCCGTACTACGACGATCGGCTGGCGAGCCGCATGCTCGCGCGCGCGGACGTGCGCCATTACGTGCGCGCCGTGCGCGGCGCGGTGCGCGACGCGATTCGCCGCGGCGGCGACTGGCGAGACGTGATCGGTTCGCTGCGAGCGGCGACGCCGGCGTTGTGGCGTCAGTTGCCGAGCGACGAGCGCCGGCGTTTCCTGCGCCATGTCCGGCCCTATTGGGACGCGCATCGCCACCGCTGCGCGCCTGAGCCGGCCGCGCGGCTGCAAGCGGAATTCGCGCGAGGCGGCGTCGTCGTCATCGCGGGGCGGGTGACAGGCTACAGCGAGCATCCGAACGGCGTCGCCGTAGCCGTGCGCCGGCGCGGCGCGGCCGTTAGCGAGCGGCTCGAGGTCGGCGCGGTCGTCAACTGCACGGGGCCGGCGCCGGATTTCAGCGCGCGGGCGGGGTCGCTGCTCGGCAACCTGTATGCGGACGGGCTCATCGTGCCGGACGCGATCGGCATGGGGTTCGAGATCGCGGACGACGGCGCGGTGCTCGACCGCGACGGCTCGCCTTCCGCATGGCTGCGCTATGTCGGACCGCTGCTGCAGGCGCGCGATTGGGAAGCGACGGCGGTGCCGGAGTTGCGGCAGTACGTGAAGCGGCTCGCCGACACGCTGCTCGCGCCGCGCAGCGAACGGGCGCTGATCTAG